Proteins found in one Eriocheir sinensis breed Jianghai 21 chromosome 14, ASM2467909v1, whole genome shotgun sequence genomic segment:
- the LOC126998472 gene encoding hydroxyproline dehydrogenase-like isoform X1: MRQTAVRLLLSHRGLLREPPRASSLTFLCQTHALSALSPSTCQASTHTDARTKAQPHAQINVQSPTNQLDFGDGSWVFRHKTARELLRGLLVLHACAVDPLVTHSYKLMKIGERLLGSSLLGLLMSPFYSQFVAGDSEAELGRVSRSLADVGVRLMVAPMLETDLGEGVDEQEMYRRNLDKTLMLVAQTRRQSVMGGARPVCQTKMTAHLTADVLKRVSDAYQSLTLEGKTEAVRELGQLMVKEATKEEGEAGGKKREAGREEWPHPSTSSVSSSSSSLQGLLRSLPLQESDAHRLLCCLPRLHQLGETCRREDVVLAVDAEYTYTNPAINLMTLAMMHVFNRQEKRGGGGRGRGPIVWNTYQGYLKAGVENLQEDLAVARALGEDMSFGVKLVRGAYLERERAWAAEQGRPDPVNDTYEDTCDVYNRMVEVMLAEVDAAENASGGGEGAEGGQVSRAVMVATHNEESVVLATQKATRLGLDTRGGSVVFAQVYGMAENISVPLAAAGFLVYKSVPVGSVAEVLPYLSRRAAENRAVMRGARRERQLLAKELAARVVGRG, from the exons ATGAGACAAACGGCCGTCAGACTCCTCCTAAGCCACAGGGGTCTTCTACGAGAGCCACCCCGCGCCTCCTCACTCACCTTTCTCTGTCAAACGCACGCCCTGTCTGCCTTGTCTCCCTCCACGTGTCAAGCCAGCACCCACACCGACGCCCGCACCAAAGCCCAACCCCACGCCCAAATCAACGTTCAGTCCCCCACGAACCAGCTGGACTTCGGCGATGGCAGTTGGGTATTCCGCCACAAGACCGCGAGGGAGCTCCTACGAGGCCTGCTGGTGCTCCACGCATGCGCTGTGGACCCATTGGTGACGCACAGCTACAAG cTCATGAAGATAGGCGAGCGGCTACTTGGATCGAGTCTCCTGGGGCTGCTGATGTCGCCCTTCTACAGTCAGTTCGTAGCGGGAGACAGCGAGGCAGAGCTGGGCAGGGTGAGCCGCTCCCTGGCAGACGTGGGCGTGCGTCTGATGGTGGCGCCCATGCTGGAGACGGATCTGGGGGAGGGAGTGGACGA GCAGGAGATGTACCGCCGTAACCTGGACAAGACCCTCATGCTGGTGGCTCAGACGCGGCGGCAGAGTGTGATGGGCGGTGCGCGACCCGTGTGTCAGACCAAGATGACGGCTCACCTCACCGCCGacgtgctg AAACGCGTATCAGATGCCTACCAAAGCCTAACGCTGGAGGGGAAGACGGAGGCGGTGAGGGAGTTGGGGCAGCTCATGGTGAAGGAGGCgacgaaggaggagggggaagctggagggaagaagagagaggcagggagagaagagtggccacatccttccacctcttcagtttcctcctcctcctcctctcttcagggCCTCCTCCGTTCTCTCCCACTTCAAGAATCGGACGCCCATCGCCTCTTGTGCTGCCTTCCGCGTCTCCATCAGTtgg GGGAGACTTGTCGGAGGGAGGACGTGGTGCTGGCCGTGGATGCTGAGTACACCTACACCAACCCTGCCATTAACCTGATGACCCTGGCCATGATGCACGTGTTCAATCgccaggagaaaagaggaggaggaggaagaggaagaggacctaTCGTATGGAACACTTATCAAGGCTACCtcaaa gcgGGCGTGGAGAACCTGCAGGAGGACTTGGCGGTGGCGAGGGCCCTGGGGGAGGACATGAGTTTCGGCGTCAAGCTTGTGCGCGGCGCCTAcctagagagggagagggcgtggGCAGCCGAGCAGGGTCGCCCCGACCCCGTCAACGACACCTACGAGGACACCTGTGACGTCTACAACAG gatggtggaggtgatgctggCGGAGGTGGATGCGGCGGAGAACGCGTCGGGGGGAGGAGAAGGCGCTGAAGGAGGTCAAGTGTCGCGCGCCGTGATGGTGGCGACGCACAACGAGGAGTCGGTGGTGCTGGCGACGCAGAAGGCGACGCGGCTGGGCCTGGACACGCGGGGGGGCAGCGTGGTGTTCGCGCAGGTGTACGGCATGGCGGAAAACATCTCAGTGCCCCTcg